The sequence AACGTCTCGAAGGACCACCAGCGGATGCTTGGTCAGTCCAGCGCCCCCAACGCCCCCAACGCCTCCGCATGGTGCCTCGCATTCTCGGCATAATGCGCCACGCCCATGCGCATCCCGGCAATTGCTCCGTCGCTCAGATCCTTCAGCTTCTTGGCCGGACGTCCCGCCCACAATTCGCGTGTCCCCATCACCTTGCCTTCGGTCAGCATCGCGCCCGCTGCCAGCATGGCGTCACTGGCGATCACCGCCTTGTTCATCGCGATGGCGCCAAGGCCGACGAAGCCGCGATTGTGAATCGTGCAGCCATGGACCATCGCCATGTGGCCGATCAGCACATCGTCGCCGATAATCAGCGGACTTCCTTCGGGGTCGCCGGGTCGCGGCGGGTCGCAATGGAGGATGCTGCCATCCTGCACATTCGTGCCCGTGCCGATGCGGATCTTAAACACGTCGGCGCGCAGCACGCAATTGTACCAGATGCTCGAGCCTGCACCGATCTCGACATCGCCGATAATGGTGCAGCCGGGGGCGATAAAGGCGCTATCGTGGATCTTGGGCGTCTTGCCGTGGATCGGGACGATGTTCACGCCCGGTCGGATTACGGGCCGGTTGCCGGATGTGTCGGTGGTCATGTCAGTATCCCAGCACGTTTCGCCATTGGATGTAAGGCAGGATGGAGGCGAAATCGTCCGTCCAGACCTGCTCGGCCGGCTCGGGCAGTTCTTCCCATTCCGAATCGCTGCGCAATTCGCGCAGGTGTTCCAGCCGGGTATCGTCGCGCGACAGCACCACCCACATCGACGGGCTGATACCCGGCGCTAGATCTTCCCGGTCGATGCGCACTGCAGCTGAAAAGCCGTGCTCGCGGGCCAGCGCCGCGATCATCGGGCGCAGGTCGATGAAGCGGTTGGAGATATGTACCGCCATCAAGCCGTCATCGTCCAGCCGCGAGGCATACAGCGCGAACGCCTCGCTGGTGACCAGATGGAGCGGGATCGCATCCGAGCTGAACGCATCGATCACCAGCGCATCGAAGCTTTGCAGAGCGGAGCGTTCCAGTTCCAGCCGGGCATCGCCGATATGGATCGGGGCCTGCGGTGCGCACTCGCGCAGGAAAGTGAACTGGCCGCGCTGTGAAAATTCGAGCACCAGCGGATCGATTTCGAAAAATTCGTATTGCTGATCTGGCGTGCGGTAACAGGCCAGCGTTCCCACACCCAGCCCCACCACCCCGACGCGCGCATCGTCGCCGGCAATTTCCGCAAGGTTTTCCAGCGCAGCGCCCACGCCGGTATCCGCGCCGTAATAGGTGGTGGGCGCAAGCTCCACCCCTTCGCCAGTGAATTGCAGCCCGTGCAGCGTGGTCCCATGTGTCAGGCCGCGCGCACCGGGCAATTGCTCTTCGCGCACCGTATAGACACCGAAATAGCTCCGCTCGCGTGCGCCTTCCACGCTGGAGGCCAGCGTCTGATAGCCGCCCCGGCCCAGCATCAGTGCCAACAGAACCGCGACCACCGCCCAGCGCTTGCCCAGCAGCAATATGCCGCCAACCGCACCTACCGTCATGGCCACGATCACCAGTGTATCGCGCCCGGCGATCACCCAGCCATTGATCAGTCCCGACAGCACGACCACCACCAGCACTATCGCCAGCACCGCGACGCGCCGCGCGCGCGGATCGAGGCCGTGCCGGTCCATCCAGCCGATCAGCGGCCGGTCCGGCAGCAGCGCCAGCGCCGCAAGCACAAGGATGGGATGCTCCCAAACCCAATCGAACAGCAGCGGCGCGAGCAGCGCGGTAAATAATCCGCCCAGCGCCCCGCCCGCGCTCATCACAAGGTAGAACAGGGTCAGTCTTTCCGGCGGAGGGCGATCGTTGAACAGGCGGCGATGCAGCGCCACGGCCACGACCAGCAGCATGGTGATGGTCGCAAAGCCGGTCGCCAGACTATCCGCTCCGCTGCTCACCATCGCCATCGCCCCGGTCAAAAGCAGCACCACCGGCGCGATCCGGGTCAATATACGGCCGATCCGGCTATGTTCGTTGAACGCGAAGACGAAGCTGAGCAGATACAGCCCGAGCGGAATTACCCAGAGCAGCGGCATCGCCACAATGTCGGTGGTGAGATGGGTCGTCGTCGACAGCATCAGCCCCGAAGGCACCGCAGCCAGCGCCAGCCACAGGGCAATACGTCTCCAGCCGATTGGTTCTGCCGCTTCGCCGGCCGGCAGATCCTCGCTGCTGCTATCCGCTTGCCAGCGGGCGCGCGCGGCGAAGATCACCAGCAGCACCAGCGCGCCATAGCCCGCGCTCCACACAATGCTCTGCATTCCGAGCGAGAAGCGCGGCTCGACCAGCACCGGATAGGCGATCAGCCCGGTAAAGCTGCCCAAATTGGAGGCTGCGTACAGCCAGTAAGGGTCGCCCGCGCTGCGGTCGGCGGCATACCAACGCTGCATCAGCGGTGCCTGCGCCGATACCGCGAAGAACACCGGTCCGATGGTCGCCAGAAACAGCAAAGGCACCCACAGGGCTTCCAGTCCGCTGGCTGGCGGCGGCAAGTCGGCCAGCGCGAAAGGCAGCGTCAGCCCGGCAAGCACCAGCACCGCGATATGGATCAGCGCCTGTGTGCGGATCGCAAAGCGTCCTATCGCATGGGCATAGGCATAACCGCCGAGCAGCAGCGCCTGATAAACCAACATCGCGCTGTTCCACACGGCCGGCGCACCGCCCAGCCGGGGCAACGCCATCCGCGCGACCAGCGGCTGGACCAGGAACAGCAGGAAACTGCCCGCAAGAATGGTGGCCACGAACAACCAGCGCGAACGGATTGCGCCTTGCGACTGCGAGATCATTGCGGCGGATCCTTGCGATAGAGTACATGTGCGCGCAGCGGATCGCCTGGCATGAGGCTGGGATGTTCGAAATCGCGGCTGGAAATATGGTGCATACCGAGCCGTTCCATCAGGGCCCGGCTGCGCATATTGTTCTGCGAAGTGATCGCGATCACAGCCTCGCCGGGGCGGTTGGCGAATGCCCAGCCAATCGCCGCTTGCGCCGCCTCGCTGGCATACCCCTTGCCCCAGCAATCATGGGCCAGCCGCCAGCCGATTTCCAGTTCGCCGGCAATCGGCGCAATATGGCCGCGCACCAGCCCGCAAAAGCCGATTACGCGGGAATCGCTCTTGCGTTCTAACGCCCAGAAAGTGTGTCCGAAATCCAGCGAACGCGCCTGCAAATCGGCGACCAGCGCGGCGCTGCCCTGCCGGGTCATCAGCGGTCCCAGCGTGGCCATCACACGTTCGTCGGAGCCGAGGCGGTGGAAATCGTCCACATCTTCCTCCCCGCGCCAGTCGCGCAGCACCAGCCGCTCGGTTTCCAGCTGGAACTCAGCCATTCAGCAGGCGGGCGGCGTGGGCGGCGTGATAGGTCAGCACCCCGGTGCATCCGGCGCGTTTGAAGCCAATCAGCTTTTCCATCAGCAGCGCGTCTCGGTCGCCCACTCCGGCGGCCGCGCCTGCTTCGATCAGCGCGTATTCGCCGCTGACCTGATAGGCGAAGATCGGCACGCCGAAGCGTTGTTTCGCGCGGTAGATGATGTCGAGATAGGCGAGGCCGGGCTTGACCATCACGCTGTCCGCACCCTCGGCAATGTCGAGCGCGATCTCGCGCAGCGCCTCGTCGCCATTGGCCGGGTCCATCTGGTAACTTTTCTTGTCGCCCTTCAGCAATCCGCCGCTACCCACCGCATCGCGGAACGGGCCGTAAAAGGCGCTGGCATATTTGGCGGCATAGGCCATGATCTGGGTGTTCGGGTGGCCGTTCATTTCCAGCGCCATGCGGATGGCGTGGACGCGGCCATCCATCATGTCAGACGGGGCGACGATATCTGCCCCCGCATCGGCCTGGTTCACGGCCTGATCGACCAGCACCGCCACCGTATCGTCGTTCACGACATAGCCCGCATCGTCCAGCAATCCGTCCTGGCCGTGGCTGGTATAGGGGTCGAGCGCGACATCGGTGAGGATTCCGACGTCATGACCGCAGGCATCGCGCACCGCCTTGATCGCGCGGCACATGAGGTTGTCCGGGTTGAGCGCCTCGGCTCCGTCGTCCGACCGGCGATCCGCCTGTGTGTTGGGGAACAGCGCGATCACCGGGATGCCCAGTTCCACCGCTTCCCTGGCGCGCTCCACCACCCGGTCGACCGACCAGCGCGATACGCCGGGTAGAGCCGCGACCGGCTCTTCCACGCCGCTGCCTTCGGTTACGAAAAGCGGCCAGATCAGATCCGCCGGGGTCAGCACCGTTTCGCGGTGCAACGCACGGCTCCACGCGCTGGCACGGGTGCGGCGCATTCGGATATTGGGAAAAGACGCGGTCATTCGGCGTGGTTTGGCGGATTTGCGCCGGGCGTGCAATCGCCCTGGCGCTAGCCAACCTCGCGGGGGGTTTCGATCTTGTCGATTTCGCGCACCGGCTGTTCGCGTTCGGACGCTTCGGGGACCAGGTCTTCCAGAGCCGCGCCCGCATCCACGGTCTTTAGCGCTTCCAGCCGGCTGCGAAACTCGCGCAGCTCGCTGCCTTCCAGCTGCGCCCGGGTGACGAAGCGTACCGAGGACGGATTCACATGCTTGCCCCCGCGATACATCTCGTAATGGAGATGCGGACCGCTGCTCAGCCCGGTCGAACCGACATAGCCAATCACCTGCCCGCGCCGCACCTGCGCGCCATTATTCACCGCGATGCGGCTCATATGGGCATAGCCGGTCGACAGGCCGCCCGCATGGTTCACCCGCACGAACTTGCCCAGCCCGCCTTTGCGCCCGGCATAGCTGACGCGGCCATCGGTCACCGCCACGATCGGCTGGCCGTGGCCCGCCTTGAAGTCCAGCCCGCGATGCATCCTGCGATAGCCCAATATCGGGTGACGCCGCATACCATAGCTGGAGGATACCCGCCCCGGCACCGGCGCGAGCAGGCCCTGGCGCTGCTCGCCCACGCCCGACGCCTCGAAATAGCGCGCTTCGCCGCCGCCCTGCGGGGTCCATCGCATCAGCTGGGTCTGAGGCACGCCATCGCGCTCGATCCCGGCATAAAGCAATTCGCCCGCCTGCCGCTCCCCGGTCGCGGCGCGGCGATGCGCGACGATGATATCGAACGTGTCGGTGGAGCGCACGGCCCTGTCCATATCGACCTGGCCTGCCAGCACCTTGAGGTATTTCTGCACCGCGCTGGCAGGTGCACCGGCTGCACGGGCGGAACGATAGAGGCTGGGGCCGACCGTGCCGCGAATTCGCAAGGGAGTGTCGTCCACCCGGATCGGCTGGCGTTCGATGGCCAGCGTGCCGCCGGCGCGGCTTACCGCCAGTTCCAGATCGAAGCGGGCGCGGAAGCTGAGCGTATCGAGCGGTCGCGCCTTTCCCGGAGCAGGGCGGCGACCGAGTACGATGTCGATCTTGGTGCCATCCTCGATATCGGACAGCGTCATCTGCTGTTCCACCAACTCGCTCACCCGCTGCGCATCGCCGG comes from Alteripontixanthobacter sp. and encodes:
- the hemB gene encoding porphobilinogen synthase, which gives rise to MTASFPNIRMRRTRASAWSRALHRETVLTPADLIWPLFVTEGSGVEEPVAALPGVSRWSVDRVVERAREAVELGIPVIALFPNTQADRRSDDGAEALNPDNLMCRAIKAVRDACGHDVGILTDVALDPYTSHGQDGLLDDAGYVVNDDTVAVLVDQAVNQADAGADIVAPSDMMDGRVHAIRMALEMNGHPNTQIMAYAAKYASAFYGPFRDAVGSGGLLKGDKKSYQMDPANGDEALREIALDIAEGADSVMVKPGLAYLDIIYRAKQRFGVPIFAYQVSGEYALIEAGAAAGVGDRDALLMEKLIGFKRAGCTGVLTYHAAHAARLLNG
- a CDS encoding GNAT family N-acetyltransferase; translation: MAEFQLETERLVLRDWRGEEDVDDFHRLGSDERVMATLGPLMTRQGSAALVADLQARSLDFGHTFWALERKSDSRVIGFCGLVRGHIAPIAGELEIGWRLAHDCWGKGYASEAAQAAIGWAFANRPGEAVIAITSQNNMRSRALMERLGMHHISSRDFEHPSLMPGDPLRAHVLYRKDPPQ
- a CDS encoding fused MFS/spermidine synthase, with product MISQSQGAIRSRWLFVATILAGSFLLFLVQPLVARMALPRLGGAPAVWNSAMLVYQALLLGGYAYAHAIGRFAIRTQALIHIAVLVLAGLTLPFALADLPPPASGLEALWVPLLFLATIGPVFFAVSAQAPLMQRWYAADRSAGDPYWLYAASNLGSFTGLIAYPVLVEPRFSLGMQSIVWSAGYGALVLLVIFAARARWQADSSSEDLPAGEAAEPIGWRRIALWLALAAVPSGLMLSTTTHLTTDIVAMPLLWVIPLGLYLLSFVFAFNEHSRIGRILTRIAPVVLLLTGAMAMVSSGADSLATGFATITMLLVVAVALHRRLFNDRPPPERLTLFYLVMSAGGALGGLFTALLAPLLFDWVWEHPILVLAALALLPDRPLIGWMDRHGLDPRARRVAVLAIVLVVVVLSGLINGWVIAGRDTLVIVAMTVGAVGGILLLGKRWAVVAVLLALMLGRGGYQTLASSVEGARERSYFGVYTVREEQLPGARGLTHGTTLHGLQFTGEGVELAPTTYYGADTGVGAALENLAEIAGDDARVGVVGLGVGTLACYRTPDQQYEFFEIDPLVLEFSQRGQFTFLRECAPQAPIHIGDARLELERSALQSFDALVIDAFSSDAIPLHLVTSEAFALYASRLDDDGLMAVHISNRFIDLRPMIAALAREHGFSAAVRIDREDLAPGISPSMWVVLSRDDTRLEHLRELRSDSEWEELPEPAEQVWTDDFASILPYIQWRNVLGY
- a CDS encoding gamma carbonic anhydrase family protein is translated as MTTDTSGNRPVIRPGVNIVPIHGKTPKIHDSAFIAPGCTIIGDVEIGAGSSIWYNCVLRADVFKIRIGTGTNVQDGSILHCDPPRPGDPEGSPLIIGDDVLIGHMAMVHGCTIHNRGFVGLGAIAMNKAVIASDAMLAAGAMLTEGKVMGTRELWAGRPAKKLKDLSDGAIAGMRMGVAHYAENARHHAEALGALGALD
- a CDS encoding M23 family metallopeptidase; translated protein: MLTHDQIVPQSLSADGATIFRRKRGLAERFDEARQSASEKFASLDLAPDLARDIGSRRWFRGLGTMLALGAGAILLWPGFAPLEAAPAMRMDDAAQDEFRSQMILPLALGADTGRRSGATQAVKPLARAPERPQIALVATLTRGDGFQRMLQRAGVGSGDAQRVSELVEQQMTLSDIEDGTKIDIVLGRRPAPGKARPLDTLSFRARFDLELAVSRAGGTLAIERQPIRVDDTPLRIRGTVGPSLYRSARAAGAPASAVQKYLKVLAGQVDMDRAVRSTDTFDIIVAHRRAATGERQAGELLYAGIERDGVPQTQLMRWTPQGGGEARYFEASGVGEQRQGLLAPVPGRVSSSYGMRRHPILGYRRMHRGLDFKAGHGQPIVAVTDGRVSYAGRKGGLGKFVRVNHAGGLSTGYAHMSRIAVNNGAQVRRGQVIGYVGSTGLSSGPHLHYEMYRGGKHVNPSSVRFVTRAQLEGSELREFRSRLEALKTVDAGAALEDLVPEASEREQPVREIDKIETPREVG